One segment of Rhodohalobacter mucosus DNA contains the following:
- a CDS encoding M48 family metallopeptidase, with protein MDFFEAQDRAKRNTGKLVFLYLLAVIGIIVSIYVISLLIITWQFGSFGNGLWSPVWLTIVTIAVMFTILIGTLIRVNQLRKGGSAVAELLGGRRVDPSTTDTDERRLMNIVEEMSIASGMSVPDVFVLDDEKNINAFAAGFHTTDAAIGVTRGALEQLNRDEMQGVIAHEFSHIFNGDMKFNIRLIGVLNGILLIHVMGMVIMRSMAYSGGGRSRKSSKDGGGNAALVIILVGLSLVVVGYIGMLFGRMIQSAISRQREYLADAAAVQYTRNPDGLAGALAKIGSKKKGAEIRDGHAMEMSHLFFASSYHSFFDRLYSTHPPIEKRIRAINPSMDLADEKRKQKIRDKFAKDHVAGASTEKPEASVPAPGIGGHAALTPEVILGAIGTLGQNHIRRAETMLDEIPQPLRTAAHEALPAEALIYAMIIVSGEQTELPAWFEDEAGKGLPRETKRLIPILQNGDRSWFLPLADMAHGSLRGMTRDQYSGFRSVIRRLALESETENLFAFAINKIVERKLENVFSANKSPSIRHHNLKTLGREMSVLISALAKLSGEKKHAAWDAGIEPIKKVAPDSLKLLDDSDCRLDDLDKALDELAATANPVKKFILSSVIHTVMADKEITIEEKELIRAISEAIDCPIPINAMAAA; from the coding sequence ATGGACTTTTTTGAAGCCCAGGACCGGGCAAAACGCAATACGGGGAAACTGGTGTTTCTCTACCTACTCGCAGTGATCGGTATCATTGTTTCGATTTATGTTATCAGCCTGCTTATTATCACCTGGCAGTTCGGCAGTTTTGGGAATGGCTTATGGAGTCCTGTTTGGCTTACGATTGTAACAATCGCCGTAATGTTTACCATCTTAATCGGTACGCTGATTCGCGTGAACCAGCTTCGGAAGGGAGGGTCGGCTGTCGCGGAACTTTTGGGGGGACGTCGTGTAGATCCATCAACAACAGATACGGACGAAAGGCGCCTCATGAATATCGTGGAGGAGATGTCTATCGCCTCCGGAATGTCGGTACCCGATGTATTTGTGCTTGATGATGAGAAGAATATCAACGCTTTTGCGGCCGGATTCCATACCACGGATGCTGCAATCGGGGTAACGCGAGGTGCCCTTGAGCAGCTTAACCGCGACGAGATGCAGGGAGTAATTGCTCACGAGTTCAGCCACATTTTCAACGGCGACATGAAATTTAACATTCGCCTGATCGGCGTACTCAACGGCATACTGTTAATCCACGTGATGGGAATGGTGATCATGCGCAGCATGGCCTACTCGGGGGGCGGCAGATCCAGAAAAAGCAGTAAAGACGGAGGCGGCAATGCTGCATTGGTTATTATTCTGGTTGGCCTTTCACTGGTTGTGGTAGGATATATAGGAATGCTGTTTGGACGAATGATTCAATCGGCAATCTCACGTCAGCGCGAATATCTTGCAGATGCCGCGGCTGTTCAGTACACCAGAAACCCGGACGGACTGGCCGGAGCGCTTGCCAAGATAGGGTCCAAAAAGAAGGGAGCTGAAATCAGGGATGGCCATGCCATGGAGATGAGCCACCTGTTTTTTGCGAGCAGCTACCACTCCTTTTTCGACCGGCTCTATTCCACGCATCCGCCGATAGAGAAGCGTATCAGGGCCATCAATCCATCCATGGATCTGGCTGACGAAAAACGGAAGCAGAAGATCCGTGATAAGTTTGCGAAAGATCACGTGGCGGGAGCCTCTACAGAAAAACCGGAAGCTTCGGTACCGGCACCGGGGATCGGTGGTCATGCGGCACTCACACCGGAGGTGATACTGGGCGCAATCGGCACACTTGGCCAGAACCATATCCGGCGCGCCGAAACCATGTTGGATGAAATTCCGCAGCCGCTGCGAACGGCAGCGCATGAAGCTCTGCCGGCAGAAGCCCTGATCTATGCCATGATCATAGTGTCGGGTGAGCAGACGGAGCTGCCGGCCTGGTTTGAGGATGAAGCAGGTAAAGGGCTACCGCGGGAAACGAAGCGGTTGATACCGATTCTGCAAAACGGAGATCGATCGTGGTTTCTGCCGCTGGCAGATATGGCTCATGGTTCGCTTCGGGGGATGACAAGGGATCAGTATTCAGGCTTCAGGAGCGTCATCAGGCGACTTGCACTTGAAAGTGAAACGGAAAACCTGTTTGCATTTGCCATTAACAAGATTGTAGAGCGAAAACTGGAAAATGTATTCTCGGCAAATAAATCACCCTCCATACGGCACCATAACCTGAAAACCCTGGGCAGGGAGATGTCCGTACTGATCTCAGCCCTGGCAAAGCTTTCGGGAGAGAAAAAGCACGCCGCCTGGGATGCAGGCATAGAGCCGATCAAAAAAGTCGCTCCGGATTCCTTAAAACTGCTTGATGACAGCGACTGCAGGTTAGACGATCTTGACAAAGCGCTGGATGAACTTGCGGCTACGGCCAACCCGGTTAAAAAGTTTATCCTGAGTTCGGTTATACACACCGTAATGGCCGACAAGGAGATTACCATCGAAGAAAAAGAGCTGATCCGAGCCATTTCGGAAGCTATAGACTGCCCTATCCCGATCAATGCAATGGCGGCTGCCTGA
- a CDS encoding LemA family protein, translating to MTLTIILIVLVVVVIAWSVGIYNKLVALRNRFKNAFAQIDVQLKRRYDLIPNLVEVAKSYMEHERETLEAVIQARNQAQQAEKQAAQNPDDPNAIQDLMGAEQALTGTLGRLFALSENYPDLKANENMMQLSEELSSTENKIAFARQAFNDSVMNYNTYREKFPNMIFANAFGFNAAQQLLIENAEEREAPKVEF from the coding sequence ATGACTCTAACCATTATTCTCATCGTTCTGGTAGTTGTTGTGATTGCCTGGTCAGTAGGTATCTATAACAAACTTGTAGCTCTTCGCAACCGGTTTAAAAACGCTTTTGCACAGATCGACGTGCAACTGAAGCGGCGATACGATCTTATTCCCAACCTTGTGGAAGTGGCGAAATCGTATATGGAGCATGAGCGCGAAACGCTGGAGGCCGTGATTCAGGCTAGAAATCAGGCACAGCAGGCTGAAAAACAGGCCGCTCAAAATCCGGATGATCCGAACGCCATTCAGGATCTGATGGGTGCAGAGCAGGCTCTGACCGGTACCCTTGGCCGTCTATTTGCTCTTTCTGAGAATTACCCCGATCTCAAGGCCAATGAGAACATGATGCAGCTTTCTGAAGAGCTCTCCTCAACCGAAAACAAGATCGCTTTTGCGCGTCAGGCTTTTAACGATTCGGTGATGAATTATAACACCTACCGTGAAAAATTCCCGAACATGATTTTTGCAAATGCATTCGGATTCAATGCGGCACAGCAGCTTCTTATTGAAAATGCCGAAGAGCGTGAAGCTCCAAAGGTGGAGTTTTAA
- a CDS encoding amino acid permease — MKNPIRQLFPRPEKVAAPKQGGLGTFGGVFTPSILTILGVIMYLRFGWVVGNVGLLGTLIIVTLATSITFLTALSVASIATDQRVRIGGAYYMISRSLGIETGGAIGIPLYIALALSVALYTVGFAESIVSVFPGLNFKLVGMGTTVFVAVLAMISAKVAIRAQYFIMFGIALSLLSLFFGGAVEESTIELWGASERNSESFWVVFAVFFPAVTGIMAGVNMSGDLENPAKSIPKGTFYAIGTGYLIYMILPVILATRADALTLIEDPLVMRRMAYWGDAILIGVWGATLSSAVGSVLGAPRVLQALARDGVLPRWLRWLGTGSGEDDSPRIGTFITMIIALVAVFLGNLNVIAPILTMFFLTTYGVLNASAGIERLLDSPSFRPEFRVHWSFSILGALGCLAVMFLINAVATTLAFIFVIAIFLWLQRREMKTAWGDVGKGLWMALIRTGLLRISHESEAKTWRPNPLVLSGAPTKRWHLIDFANSITHNRGILTIATVLTGSNIPTQRREKMQENIRDFLSKRGIQGLVRVTNADNAFSGAGELVQSYGLGPLVPNTIILGDSENPDIRSDYCKMVAGFNRMGRNVLILHDNDEGMVFRERKRIDLWWGGLKGNGGLMMIVAYLLQSSRSWWGSEVTIKMMVSDEQAAEDARANLNAMIKRLRTGAKAEIIVSGSRTFNEVLHESSAGADLIMMGMAEPDENFDAYYESIQKRLSGLPTTLMVLAGEEISYGDVLLQQDAYEE; from the coding sequence ATGAAAAACCCCATCAGACAACTTTTCCCGCGACCTGAAAAAGTGGCTGCCCCCAAACAAGGCGGCCTTGGCACATTCGGAGGTGTATTTACCCCTTCCATTCTTACCATTCTGGGGGTAATCATGTACCTGCGTTTCGGCTGGGTTGTTGGAAATGTGGGTTTGCTGGGAACCCTGATCATCGTTACGCTGGCCACATCCATCACCTTTTTAACGGCGCTTTCGGTCGCTTCCATTGCCACAGACCAGAGAGTAAGGATCGGTGGTGCCTACTACATGATCAGCCGGTCGCTGGGCATTGAAACAGGCGGGGCCATAGGCATCCCTCTTTACATCGCACTTGCCCTTTCAGTTGCCCTTTACACCGTTGGTTTTGCGGAAAGTATTGTAAGTGTCTTTCCGGGTCTCAATTTCAAACTGGTTGGTATGGGAACCACTGTGTTTGTGGCCGTACTGGCGATGATCTCAGCCAAAGTTGCCATTCGCGCTCAGTATTTCATCATGTTCGGCATAGCGCTCTCGCTTCTTTCACTCTTCTTTGGCGGAGCGGTGGAAGAATCAACCATTGAACTTTGGGGGGCCTCGGAGCGGAATTCAGAAAGCTTCTGGGTTGTATTTGCCGTCTTTTTCCCTGCCGTTACCGGAATCATGGCCGGCGTAAACATGTCGGGTGATCTCGAGAACCCCGCAAAATCGATACCCAAAGGCACCTTTTACGCCATCGGCACCGGTTACCTGATTTACATGATTCTGCCTGTGATTCTGGCCACAAGGGCCGATGCGCTAACACTAATTGAGGACCCTCTCGTTATGAGGAGAATGGCCTATTGGGGAGATGCCATTCTGATTGGTGTGTGGGGTGCTACGCTCTCAAGCGCCGTGGGAAGCGTTTTAGGAGCTCCGCGTGTACTTCAGGCCCTGGCACGTGACGGTGTGCTGCCCCGGTGGCTGCGCTGGCTTGGAACCGGAAGCGGTGAGGATGATTCCCCCCGCATCGGCACATTTATTACTATGATCATTGCACTGGTTGCCGTGTTTTTGGGCAATCTGAACGTCATTGCCCCGATTCTTACCATGTTTTTCCTTACGACATACGGAGTGCTTAATGCATCAGCCGGTATCGAACGACTGCTCGACAGCCCTTCATTTCGTCCTGAATTCAGGGTTCACTGGAGCTTTTCCATTCTGGGAGCCCTGGGCTGCCTGGCCGTTATGTTTCTGATCAATGCCGTTGCAACGACGCTGGCCTTTATCTTTGTGATTGCCATCTTCCTGTGGCTGCAGCGCCGGGAGATGAAAACCGCCTGGGGCGATGTCGGCAAAGGGCTTTGGATGGCACTTATCCGGACAGGGCTTCTGCGCATCAGCCACGAGTCGGAAGCCAAAACCTGGCGTCCGAACCCCCTGGTACTCTCCGGCGCCCCCACCAAACGGTGGCATTTGATCGATTTTGCCAACTCTATCACCCACAACCGCGGTATTCTTACCATTGCAACCGTTCTTACAGGCAGTAACATCCCTACGCAGCGACGGGAAAAAATGCAGGAAAATATCCGCGACTTTCTCTCCAAACGCGGAATTCAGGGGCTCGTTCGCGTTACCAATGCCGATAACGCATTCAGCGGGGCGGGGGAGCTGGTGCAGTCGTACGGACTGGGACCGCTTGTTCCCAACACGATTATTCTGGGCGACAGTGAAAATCCGGATATCCGGTCCGACTACTGCAAGATGGTGGCAGGCTTCAACCGAATGGGCCGTAACGTTCTCATTCTTCACGACAATGATGAGGGCATGGTTTTCAGGGAGAGGAAGCGCATCGACCTGTGGTGGGGCGGACTCAAAGGCAACGGCGGACTGATGATGATTGTCGCCTACCTGCTGCAGAGCAGCCGAAGCTGGTGGGGATCGGAGGTAACCATTAAAATGATGGTGTCTGACGAGCAGGCTGCGGAGGACGCTCGTGCTAACCTCAATGCGATGATCAAACGTCTGCGTACCGGTGCAAAGGCAGAAATTATCGTTTCCGGCAGCCGTACATTCAATGAGGTGCTGCATGAATCATCTGCGGGGGCCGACCTGATCATGATGGGCATGGCTGAGCCGGACGAAAACTTTGACGCCTATTATGAATCCATCCAGAAACGGCTGAGCGGACTGCCCACCACCCTGATGGTACTGGCCGGGGAAGAGATCTCCTATGGCGACGTACTGCTGCAGCAAGATGCGTATGAGGAGTGA
- a CDS encoding FAD-binding oxidoreductase — protein MPHTLTITDIQDVTHDVRRYRFEKPEGYSFTPGQATEVAIDKDGWRDEKRPFTFTSLNSDPYLEFVIKSYPDHNGVTEQIGRLETGDALIIDDPWGTIEYKGEGVFIAGGAGVTPFIAIFRDLDKKGKLGENRLIFSNKTDQDVILEKEFEDMLGDHFISVITDEPTDDHLFLDGFIDKPFLDDKIDDFSQPFYVCGPQPFNKAMMGYLKELGADPDALVFEE, from the coding sequence ATGCCACACACACTCACCATCACAGACATTCAGGACGTAACCCACGATGTACGACGGTATCGCTTTGAGAAACCTGAAGGCTACTCATTCACGCCCGGACAGGCTACGGAGGTGGCCATCGACAAAGACGGCTGGCGGGATGAAAAGCGGCCCTTCACATTTACCTCGCTCAACTCGGATCCATATCTCGAATTTGTGATCAAATCCTATCCGGATCACAATGGCGTTACCGAACAGATTGGCAGACTGGAAACAGGGGATGCATTGATTATCGACGATCCCTGGGGAACCATTGAATACAAGGGCGAAGGAGTTTTCATCGCAGGCGGAGCCGGTGTCACGCCGTTTATAGCCATCTTCAGGGATTTGGATAAAAAAGGGAAACTGGGTGAAAACAGACTCATTTTCTCCAATAAGACAGATCAGGACGTGATCCTTGAAAAAGAGTTTGAGGATATGCTGGGTGATCATTTTATCAGCGTAATTACCGATGAGCCAACCGACGATCACCTGTTTCTTGATGGATTTATCGACAAGCCGTTTCTGGATGACAAGATTGATGATTTCAGCCAGCCCTTTTACGTGTGCGGTCCCCAGCCGTTTAATAAAGCTATGATGGGCTACCTGAAAGAGCTGGGCGCTGATCCGGATGCACTGGTATTTGAGGAGTAG
- the serA gene encoding phosphoglycerate dehydrogenase, whose product MTQVNDTLSYPKENIRILLLEGIHPSAVRNLNKNGFTNVERHDVAWSEKELLEKIGDVHVIGIRSKTQITEEVIQKAGKLKAIGCFCIGTNQVDLTAAMRAGITVFNSPYSNTRSVAELVIAESIMLLRKIPLRDKKAHEGVWLKDAKESYEIRGKRIGIIGYGHIGSQVSVLAESMGLKVSYYDILPKLPMGNARRVESMDDLFETCDIITLHVPATPDTYMMIGTDQLSKMKKGSILLNLSRGSVVDIHSLKESIESGHISGAAIDVYPKEPESKNERFHSELQNLPNVILTPHIGGSTLEAQFNIGVDVSTKIINLIDNGTTVGSHSVPELNLPTQKNAHRILHIHENKPGVLSEINRILSDMNINILGQYLKTNEEIGYVVLDIDKQYDEALIEKLSGVKYTIRSRILY is encoded by the coding sequence ATGACGCAGGTAAACGACACCCTCTCCTATCCCAAAGAAAATATCAGAATTCTGCTTCTGGAAGGCATCCATCCCTCCGCCGTCAGAAACCTCAATAAAAACGGTTTTACAAATGTTGAACGGCACGACGTAGCCTGGAGCGAAAAAGAACTGCTCGAAAAAATAGGTGATGTCCATGTAATTGGCATACGCTCCAAAACGCAGATCACCGAAGAAGTAATACAGAAAGCCGGCAAGCTCAAAGCCATCGGCTGTTTCTGCATTGGCACCAATCAAGTGGATCTGACGGCGGCCATGCGGGCGGGAATCACGGTTTTCAACTCTCCCTATTCCAACACGCGATCCGTAGCGGAGCTTGTAATTGCCGAGTCGATCATGCTGCTTCGAAAAATACCGCTGCGTGACAAAAAGGCTCATGAGGGTGTCTGGCTAAAAGATGCAAAGGAAAGCTACGAGATCCGGGGAAAGCGTATCGGCATTATCGGGTATGGCCATATTGGCTCACAGGTGTCTGTACTTGCCGAAAGCATGGGACTGAAAGTATCCTACTACGATATTTTACCAAAACTGCCCATGGGAAATGCTCGAAGAGTGGAATCCATGGATGACCTGTTTGAAACCTGCGACATTATTACGTTGCACGTCCCCGCCACACCCGACACCTATATGATGATAGGTACAGATCAGCTTTCAAAAATGAAAAAGGGGAGCATACTGCTGAATCTTTCGAGAGGATCCGTGGTGGACATCCATTCCCTTAAAGAATCCATTGAATCCGGCCATATTTCGGGAGCGGCAATTGATGTCTACCCCAAAGAACCCGAGTCCAAAAATGAACGCTTTCATTCAGAGCTTCAGAATCTGCCCAACGTCATTCTCACACCACATATCGGGGGCTCCACCCTCGAAGCCCAGTTCAATATCGGCGTGGATGTTTCCACTAAAATTATCAACCTGATAGATAACGGCACCACCGTAGGATCACACTCTGTACCTGAACTGAACCTGCCCACACAAAAAAATGCGCACCGGATTCTCCATATTCATGAAAACAAGCCGGGTGTGCTCTCCGAAATAAACCGAATCCTTTCGGACATGAACATCAACATCCTTGGGCAGTACCTTAAAACCAATGAGGAGATTGGCTACGTAGTGCTGGATATTGATAAACAGTACGACGAAGCGCTGATTGAAAAACTCAGCGGCGTTAAATACACCATCCGCTCAAGGATATTGTACTGA
- a CDS encoding DUF2339 domain-containing protein: MAYDDPKLNRLMERLRELEEKQNRFLDEIREIRTEIDRLSGAESSENVSLSERIAEKDQDKKEAEEPGRLTRRLVKAREGKETWVSRIKGITSDDMEAFIGENLISKIGIVITIIGVAIGARYAIDNDLISPLMRIVLGYVLGTALLLTSAKLQKTMTRFSAVLFSGSMAIFYIITFAAYSFYDLMPQAAAFILMVLITIAAVSVSVYLNMQPVAHIALVGAYAVPFLVGGEGTLSSFFLYMVIINTGVLITATYKYWKKLTYTAFLFTWLIVASWYWGDYESGADFGITITYTLIFFLIFYGSALAYKLLRVQEFERGDIWIILTNAFLFYAFGYAMMNGADLTGSWAGFFTTGNALIHAAAAVIVYRSGFSDRKLLWLISGLAITFFTLAIPVELEGSWVTLLWSAEAALLFTIGRQYKTGFYERMSHPVLFLAFFSLTISWENAYSLYRIEQMEDAFFPLLNIHFFTSLFFIACTGWIVWKDSVGPESFSGPYQNSAFNSLVSQLIRLLFIIALFFAFRLEISGYVHQLYAASMPPNNEDLLHFGTLWGYNYAMLFIGLLILAVADRVRRNDLSVLLFAAATVCAALFLVRGLEVLELLELSYLNAEVNFDYASGPFHIGIRYACFAFLAFMIIVTGRMSYRNYAQKNLNRVFEGLAALVLLWVLSDELTLWMDVSEAAQPDKLGLSILWGAYALAVIALGIRKEKKHLRIGAIALLGVTLIKLFFYDLADLDAIARTVVFVILGLLLLLASYLYNKYRKEL; the protein is encoded by the coding sequence ATGGCTTACGATGATCCAAAACTGAACCGGCTTATGGAGCGGTTGAGGGAGCTCGAAGAGAAACAGAACAGGTTCCTGGATGAGATCAGAGAGATCAGAACAGAGATAGACCGTTTATCCGGCGCTGAAAGCAGTGAGAACGTGTCGTTATCGGAACGCATTGCAGAGAAAGACCAGGATAAGAAAGAGGCTGAAGAGCCCGGCAGGCTTACCCGCCGGCTTGTAAAAGCCAGAGAAGGCAAAGAAACGTGGGTATCCAGGATAAAAGGGATCACCTCAGACGACATGGAGGCTTTTATCGGAGAGAACCTGATCAGCAAGATCGGCATCGTGATTACCATTATCGGTGTGGCCATTGGAGCGCGGTATGCGATCGATAACGATCTGATCAGTCCGCTAATGCGGATCGTTTTGGGATATGTTCTTGGTACTGCACTGCTGCTCACGTCTGCAAAACTGCAAAAGACCATGACCCGCTTCAGTGCGGTCCTGTTCAGCGGATCGATGGCCATATTTTATATCATCACATTTGCAGCCTACAGCTTTTACGACCTGATGCCCCAGGCAGCAGCCTTTATACTGATGGTATTGATCACCATTGCCGCAGTATCGGTATCTGTATACCTGAATATGCAGCCCGTAGCCCATATTGCACTGGTCGGTGCCTATGCGGTACCGTTTTTGGTAGGCGGGGAGGGCACACTCAGCTCTTTTTTCCTCTATATGGTGATTATCAATACCGGTGTTCTGATAACGGCCACGTATAAATACTGGAAAAAACTCACCTATACGGCTTTTCTGTTTACATGGTTAATCGTTGCCTCATGGTATTGGGGAGACTATGAGTCGGGGGCGGATTTTGGAATCACCATTACCTATACACTTATCTTTTTTCTCATTTTTTATGGTTCGGCACTTGCCTACAAATTGCTCCGTGTACAGGAGTTTGAGCGCGGCGACATCTGGATTATTCTGACCAATGCATTTCTGTTTTATGCATTTGGCTACGCTATGATGAACGGGGCTGATCTCACGGGCTCCTGGGCGGGATTCTTCACGACCGGAAACGCACTGATTCATGCGGCAGCAGCTGTGATTGTCTACCGGTCCGGTTTTTCCGACCGAAAACTTCTCTGGCTTATTTCAGGACTGGCCATCACATTTTTTACGCTTGCGATTCCGGTGGAACTGGAAGGGAGCTGGGTAACGCTGCTCTGGAGTGCTGAAGCCGCCCTTCTTTTCACCATCGGCCGGCAGTATAAAACAGGATTCTATGAGCGCATGTCACACCCGGTGCTCTTCCTGGCATTTTTCAGCCTCACGATTTCCTGGGAAAATGCATATTCGCTTTACAGGATTGAACAAATGGAAGATGCCTTTTTTCCGCTTCTCAATATTCACTTTTTTACATCTCTCTTTTTTATTGCCTGTACAGGCTGGATTGTGTGGAAAGATTCGGTTGGTCCGGAATCATTCAGCGGTCCCTATCAAAATTCCGCCTTTAACAGCCTGGTTAGCCAGCTGATTCGGCTGTTGTTCATCATTGCACTGTTTTTTGCTTTTCGCCTGGAAATCAGCGGCTATGTACACCAGCTGTATGCTGCATCAATGCCGCCGAATAATGAAGATCTGCTTCATTTTGGAACCCTCTGGGGGTACAACTATGCGATGCTCTTTATCGGTTTGCTGATTCTGGCAGTTGCCGACCGTGTCAGGCGCAATGATCTGTCGGTTCTGCTTTTTGCAGCCGCAACCGTTTGTGCCGCTCTCTTTCTTGTGAGGGGGCTGGAGGTGCTTGAACTGCTTGAGCTGAGTTACCTGAATGCGGAAGTTAATTTCGATTATGCTTCAGGCCCGTTTCATATCGGAATACGGTATGCCTGCTTTGCCTTTCTGGCATTCATGATAATCGTTACAGGTCGCATGAGCTATCGAAACTATGCACAAAAGAACCTGAACCGTGTATTTGAGGGACTGGCAGCGTTGGTGCTTTTGTGGGTGCTCAGCGATGAGCTGACGCTTTGGATGGATGTCAGCGAAGCGGCACAGCCCGACAAACTGGGGCTGAGCATTCTGTGGGGAGCCTATGCACTCGCCGTAATTGCCCTTGGAATCCGGAAAGAGAAGAAACACCTGCGAATCGGAGCGATTGCCCTGTTGGGAGTGACGCTGATAAAGCTCTTTTTCTACGACCTGGCGGATCTGGACGCGATTGCACGGACCGTGGTGTTTGTAATTCTTGGCTTATTGCTGCTGCTGGCGTCCTACCTGTATAATAAATACCGAAAAGAGCTTTAA